A segment of the Lolium perenne isolate Kyuss_39 chromosome 3, Kyuss_2.0, whole genome shotgun sequence genome:
TCTCCAGACAGTGGAAAATTTCCTTGAATATGTCCCGGACTTCTGGTCTTCTGAAGAGCTTGCTGATTCTGTCAAAGATGGTGAAATACTGCAAATTGATACAGAATATTTTGTGGATCAATTTGTCTATTTGATGTATGAAGAgaacttcaaagatgtgtggcaaGTAGTTGAAGAGTTTCTGATGGAGGAGCAGTTTTCATCTCTGTCTCAGTACCTTCTTATTCATCTAGACGAACAAAGGCTTCTTCGTTTCTTAAAAACACTGGGAAAGTTTATCAGACCAAACGCactgtgcaaggagttagcattcCCATGCTGCTGGCTTGAGGTTCTTCTGTCGGCACATATTGATCAGATATCTCTTGATGAACTTATCCTATTGAACTGTGTCATTGCCAAGGGTAGACAACTTTGGCACCTCATGAATGGGGAAGAACATGAGGAAGAACGAGGGAGGATGGACGATCTTGTGAAGGGCACAAATCACTTGACTGATGCAGATCATTTTGCTCTCATAAAGGATTTCATGACTACAAAGTTTCCTGATGCACTTAAGTGGATAGGCATCCAATCCTGGGTTATTTTCTGTGATTTGTCAAAAGAATGCAGATCAGCTGATTCTTGTGAATCTTTGTTCACTGGTAACAATATAAAATTTCGCAAGGCTCATGATTACTCATTGGTTAAAAATGATGGGCACCCAGCTGTGCATACTTCAGATACTGATGACAAGGATCTCACTAGAAGTAGTCGTAAAAGAAGAAGAGATAAGAAGAAAAGACGGCATAGATATGATTCTGACGAAGATAATGTTGATCAGCTGCTTGAACTGGGAAATTTTAACGGAAAGGGGACTGTTGAATTACAACGCGGAAGCTGGCATCTGTCAACTGATGATTTCTCTGCTTCTTGGGACATTGTATGTTATCTTTTGACGTCCTCAGTACTGTTTCCAATATATGAATATAGTCACTATTCAGATAACTCTTATCAAATCTTATTTAATTCATTAGTGGCTGTCATCTTACTCATGCAGGCAGATGTACCAGATCACCTCTCTAATCATTATCTCAGGGTATGGCTGAAGTGGGCTTGCTTTAAATAATCCTGCTCCCCATGACGCTTGTGTGGCAATCCTGCTACCTTTTCTGATGAAGTAATCTTTGAGCATGGAACTGCATACACGTGCATTTTTTCCCTATCACATTTGCGATCTTCTGGTCATGCATCCTGATGGTAAGTAATCAATTCTCATACATCCTACTTCTTGTGCTCCATGCGCCATGACATTGACTTCTGCAAAAATACGCAAGTTCAGTAACTATATAAACTTTACAGCTCACAATTTATGATTTTTTGCACGATTGAATTTGTGTTTCCCGCATTCATCTTATACATTCTTTGTCACTTTAAAATGATGTCACCACACACACTTTTGGCATTGTTTACTTCCATTTGAAGCTGCCCTGTCTTTTTCTTTCAGATTTGTGATTGCTTGACTGTGCGTGTCTGCAGGAGACCCAGGGCCGGAGTCTCAAACTTAAGTTCATCCTGCTGCTGACGGCACTCACCCAATGGAAAACTTCACCAGCATGGACATTGAAATAGCTCAAACTTTCAAAAAAAAGTTTAATTGCTGTTTTTTGTATGTTCAATCAGCTGCCTGGAAGAAAGTTTAATTGCTGTTTTTTCGTTAGTGTTGACTGCCGGATAGAACATGAAACAGTCTGACGTTCTTGTGGGGATATGCCCCTGCGTTGCAACTTGCAACACGCAGCACAGTTCATGAATTTGCTCACGGGTTCTTAGTCTCATTGGCTTGCTTTTGCCAGCAGGTGCGTATGAACCTGTTATAAGTGTCATTCGATTACATATGAACCTGTTATAAGTGTCATTCGATTTCTCTGTTACGTTTCATGTAAATGAACTACAAAAGAAAAGAAGCTCTCTTGTCTAATCCACTCCAATCCATAGTGAACAAATGTACACGCCACTAATATTCCTGGCCGTGATATTTCAAACAAAAGCAGATATCCCTTGAACCGAAGCATTTGACTTGGAAAAAGCAACCGTAGTATGCAAGCACACAAAACTGGGCGGTGACCCTCGATTTTTGTTCTATGTAAGCCGCTCTCTTGTGCTGCGATGTCCTAGGTAAGTAACTAAACAAGCCAAATGCAGAAAGAGAGATCACAGTTCAGAGACGACACCAATGACCATCTCCCCGTCCCTTCTGCGACCTAGGACAGTCTGAATTGAACATGTACGTATGCAGTGTAATTTGAACACCTTCCATGTTCTTGCATGAATCGGTTGTAAAGAATGGATGATCCAAAAGAAGTTGTAAAGAATGAACTGAAGTTCTGTTTTCCCTTTTGAATGCTCGCACGTAAAATACAGAAACATGCTGACAGACGAGGAAAACTTCCAGGAGAAAAACTGTACTGTACAACAATATTTATGTGCTCTGAACAAAGGACGTTCAGCGCTGTAACAGCAGGCAGCAACATACAGACATGCATGCCACCGGTTTgttccaggacgaaggagaactgACCTTCAAACCTAACCTTAGATATTCCATttgtgtgcttcttgcaaaaaggCGTGTGGTGTGGCACGTAagcctcttcatgaacttgttctgTATCTATCAATTTCCTCTGAAATATCTCTCGATGAACTTGTTCTGTTGAACTGATAGAAATTGGCAAGCCTTCTGACTAATCATGGTTCAAAATCACATGATATGCTTGCTGTCTTTTCTTGTGTTCTCAATACTGTTTTCAATCAACTCAATAGACGCTAAAGTAGAAACAGATGATCCTATTGGCAATGGCATAATACTATCAAGAACAAGACGCACCAAAACCACAATTATTCTGTAGCAAATATCCATAATATTAACCTTCAATTGAAGGTTAAACAAAAGGATCAAACAGCAGATAAGTCTGTAACTACATCACGAGAATTTCACAACGAAAGCGAACTTTCCTACTATATCACACACGACCTAATTAGGAAACACGAACTAAAACAGGAGGCGGATCAATCAACTAGATTAAGGCGCGTCGTTGATCTCGGACCATGCATGCTAGGGCTTGCTTAATTAGGCGCGTTCTCCGCGGATGCGGCGGGCGAGCTGGATGTCCTTGGGCATGATGGTGACGCGCTTGGCGTGGATGGCGCACAGGTTGGTGTCCTCGAAGAGTCCGACGAGGTACGCCTCGGCGGCCTCCTGGAGCGCGAGCACGGCGTGGCTCTGGAAGCGGAGGTCCGTCTTGAAGTCCTGCGCGATCTCCCGCACCAGGCGCTGGAACGGAAGCTTGCGGATGAGCAAGTCCGTGCTCTTCTGGTACTTGCGGATCTCCCGGAGCGCGACGGTGCCGGGCCTGTAGCGGTGCGGCTTCTTCACGCCGCCGGTCGTCGGGGCAGACTTCCTCGCCTGAGATCAAAACACGCGAAATTAACCATCAGCGAAACCGCAGCGGCGTGCAGCGATGGGTCGACGGAACCGCAAGAGCATGCATAATAAACCGAGTCGAAACCGCCATAGCATAGCGATCGTTGTGGATGCAAGAAATCGGGAGAGGGGACGGGACGAACAATGGAGGTGGCGAGCTGCTTCCGGGGCGCCTTGCCGCCGGTGGACTTGCGGGCGGTTTGCTTCGTGCGCGCCATCTCGACTCGTCGACTTGGAACTGCTGCGGATTTGGGTGGTGGAAGTGGAACTCGAAACCGAAGGCGAGGGATTGAATCGTGGATTCGTGAGTATTTATAGGCGCCTGGTGCGCGCGAGAGGCGGTTCGCAATTGACGTCTAGGAGAAGGTTTCGGATCTGATGGCTGGGTGTGCGTGGATCAAAACACACGATCCTCGTGCTCGGCCCCTATTGGTCGGGATCGACGAGGTACAGCATGGATCGAGGAGATGAACACACCAGAAGGACGACCAGACGATCGAAGCAGCGACCGATCGCCACGTAATGACGCAGCAGGATCAGGGAGACGGCGGGAGGTGATGAAGGAGCGATTTCTCTGGCCGAAGACAGTCGCGCCGCGGGGAGCATCGCTCCACGCCAGCGGCAGCGGATCGCCGAACTGGATTTTGCACGGCTCCGGCGACGTGCCCGGTGCACGGCGAGAGTAGCGGTCTCTACTCTGGAGAATGTACGGCGACCTGACGGCCGCACCCTCCCGTCTGCATCCTCCATGGCAGTTTTAGAGCTATAGGAAAAGGGATATTTAGCTAGGAGGCATGCGGCAACGTCCGGATCCTGTTTACACGGGGCGGTTACGTCCGCAGTAAACAAAATGGTTTTAGCAGGGATCGAAAGGGTGGGTCCAAACTCATCTCTTTTTATAAACTTATTATTATTAAGGTCGCAACTCGCAAATGAAAATTCTACAAAAAATCGAGATCCTACTCGATCTAATAAGAAGTCAAAGCAAATGAAAACTTCAAATCTTCTTGAAGCAAGACGACACAGCTAGGTCTGACGTCATttaagctcaacaacttatttagtagGGTGCTACCTGCTCGGCTCATCTATTATAGTCTAAAAATTCTAAGTTTCTATCTGTGGTTCCTCCTCCTCTATTTCGTAAACTATGTCGTAGTCTATTCCTTGATGCCTTCAGACAAATCTGGTTATGCATAGTAGACCTCCTCTCCTTCGGGTTCGTTAGTAGTTTTCTCCTCATTCTTATCATACTCTAAGCAAGGGCTAAGAAGTAATAGATTGAGTACACtaacgtactcagcaagttctatagTGGTTGTCTGATGTATAGTCGTGGCTCAGGAGATCGTGGGCATGTGCAGATTTTCAAAAaaggttttttttagaaaatgtaAGTTTTAGATTATAaaaattagggatttctattttcatgccctcgggtacttagttgtgctcagtttttcccagctccttagtttttcctcagttttctccaagaccttgtctgaaacccgcagaaggagctcggacggaaggaatccgttaagttggcagttccgtgctgacgagtggggtcgtgtcgtttgtgtggccgcgtcgtgtggggctggtaggaaggaaccgcgtgggacaggacgagaccatgtttgtgtggccgtagcgtgtggagccatgtgggtccgggacgtgggcacgagtggtttctgtctctttcgtccagattagcagttttcaatgtaacttttccctctctctcgctcgatctcattcatatttgacagcccaaattggtagcaaatctagagcagcttctccttctgttttttaacgacattcatttctttatgccttcgtttttacccaatcaggtaggaaatctagggcacaaatccagaaaaaatataggataagctgcatacagcagccaacatagcatagatatattcacgacagatccaacagtagtaccgatagaaccctacaacataagctacattttacatgaatttaagctgctctacagatagagcagtcacataccgagactgcagtaggcatgttcaacgcctccaggttgcgcctgtgactcgcctggaggttgcgcaggtgaatcccaagtgctttgtgtttggccatgaacgcatgcacgttcaccgtcgttccaactctagcgccgcatctgccaatggattcagcatggttcactaggcagttgaagtcggtggcgcggagcttcctgttgcagaaggggcacttgtaaatgcctcgagcaaaggggccatcgtaatggccggactgcagcctcctgaggacgtgacgagtcttggtatggaaggactcgtcgtcgctatcgacgtcgctgctctgcacctgtcacgtagcaccaaagatcgtgcaaaaaacacggagtcaattgcaacgatgatggaacagagagtgaacaaagatcatgcatgataatatgggctcgaaaaaaagaggtagcctcagttaaattggacacacttatatccaggatttgagtcagtaaaccaaagatcatgcacaacaaatttgaacacaccaattgtttattgaccaaaccctgaatcaatttgtgcccaaatattcatcatcatcggcacaaatcttaaacaaaagcaaatcacaagcactaataacgcaagatctaacacaaaaggattgaactaggaacagatgcaccctaataacgctagatctaacacaaatggattgaactaggaacagacgaaccctaataacgctagatctaacacaaaaggattgaaatgggataagaacaagggagcaaagggttacctccggctcgtcgtcgacgatgctggtgtcgtaggggttctccggcgcgacgtacggcactggttcgtacgggtcccaagcgacgggggcctggacgggggcagcggccgatgcgccggcggctgatgcgccggctgctacgttggaagcaacgataggggcctggacgggggcagcggccgatgtgTGATGtccacgcacgcttctattcctgtagacagtgttgtgcctccaagagaagaggtttgtagaactgcagcaagtttcccttaagtgaatcacccaaggtttatcgaactcagggaggtagaggtcggagatatccctctcaagcaaccctgcaattacgatacaagaagtctcttgtgtccccaacacacctaatacacttgtcagatgtataggtgcactagttcggcgaagagatagtgaaatacaagtaatatggatgattgtaagtagtaattgcaatctgaaataaagatggcaacaagcaaacatgtaacataacttgttgaaaacggtgtttcaatgcttagaaacaaggcctagggatcctactttcactagtggacactctcaacattgcaatcataattgaatataaatataagcacttcatcatgctattctgaattactctctggcgggataacgaacactaattcaccgtgtagggctgcaaagcaaaccttaaagatgtattcccaagtactaataaacaccccacgctgtcactgtgagcattcataggaggtactaacacaccacaatttcatagagacatccaactcaaatcataacccagtgaacaagtattctgtgaaatatagcctaagagacccacacggtgcacacactgtcacctttacacacgtgggacaaggatccggagatcacataagtaaaatccacttgaatagcataacgacatctagattacaaagctcacgatcacatagatgaacaaataagtactactctcaaacactctcttgttggatgacaaacaccattcattgtgtagggctacaagagctccctcaagccggagtaaacaagctccacaacatccggagttcatattaaagtaacctctagagtgcataatagacaagagtaatatCTACACATTCATATAGATcacatcatgggagagagagatgaaccacatagctaccggaagagccctcagcctcgggggagaactactccctcctcatcatgggagacagcagcggcgatgaagatggcggtggtgtcgatggagatggattccgggggcaattctccatcccggcggagtgccgtaacaACGACTTCTGTCCccagaaacttgtcttcgcgatggcggcggctctggaacttttctcgtatcgtggcttatctttttagggttttcacatctgggagactttataggcgaaggggcaatgtcggtggagtcccgaggtgggctccccaccaggtggcgcggccagggggtgacccgccccccctatggtgtgggctcctcgtggccctccttcgtctctccttcggactccgtgaagcccctggaaaataggaacgtggccttttgtttcgtccaattccgagaatatttcctgtgtaagatttctgaaaccaaaaacagcagaaaacaggaactggcacttcggcatcttgttaataggttagttccagaaaattcatcaaaacatcataaagtatgaacaaaacatgtaggtattgtcataaaactagcatggaacatcagaaattatagatacgttggagacgtatcaagtatccccaagcttagttcctactcgccctcgagtaggtaaacgataacaaggataatttctgaagtgagatgctaccaacataatcttaatcatactattgtaaatcatatgagatgaatgaagtgattcaaagcaatggtaaagataatgactaaacaattgaatcatatagcaaagacttttcatgaattgtactttcaagacaagtatcaataagtcttgcataagagttaactcataaagcaatagattcaaagtaaaaggtattgaggcaacacaaaggatgattaagtttcagcaattgctttcaacttgtaacatgtatatctcatggataattgtcaacataaagcaatataacaagtgcaataagtaaacatgtaagaaccaatgcacacagttgacacaagtgtttgcttctaagatagaaagaagtaggtaaactgactcaacataaagtagaagaatggcccttcgcagagggaagcatggattactatttttgtgctagagcttttattttgaaaacatagaagcaattttgtcaacggtagtaataattcatatgtgttatgcataagacatcttataagttgcaagcctcatgcatagaataccaatagtgctcgcaccttgtcctaattagcttggatttacatggattatcattgcataacatatgtttcaaccaagtgtcacaaaggggtacctctatgccgcctgtacaaaggtccaaggagataaatctcatttgatttctcgtttttgataaatctcaactaaggacatccataccgggacaacatagaaaacagataatggactcctctttaatgcataagcattcaacaacagataatattctcataagagattgaggattagtgtccaaactgaaacttccaccacgattcatggctttagttagcggcccaatgttcttctctaacaatatgcatactcaaaccatttgatcatgataaatcgcccttacttcagacaagatgaacatgcatagcaactcacatgatgttcaacaaaggtgtaaaaagttgatggcgtccccagaaacatggttaccgctcaacaagcaacttataagaaataagatacatagcaacatattcaataccacaatagtttttaaggctattttcccatgagctatatattgcaaagacaaggaatgaaattttaaaggtagcactcaagtaatttactttggaatggcagagaaataccacatagtaggtaggtatggtggacacaaatgtcataggttttggctcaaggatttggatgcacgagaagtatttcctctcagtacaaggctttggctagcaaggttgtttgaggcaaacacaagtatgaaccggtacagcaaacttacataagaacatattgcaagcattataagactctacactatcttccttgttgttcaaacacttcaccagaaaatatctagaccttagagagaccaatcatgcaaaccaaatttcaacaagctctatggtagttcttcattaataggtgcaaagtacatgatgcaagagcttaaacatgatctatttgagcacaacaattgccaagtatcaaattattcaagacaatataccaattaccacatgaagcattttatgtttccaaccatataacaatcaacgaagcagtttcaaccttcaccatgaacattaaaagtaaagctaagaacaccagtgttcatatgaaacaacggagcgtgtctttctcccacacaaagaatgctaggatacgagtttattcaaacaaaaacaaaaacaaaaacaaaagcaaacagacgctccaagtaaagcacataagatgtgacggaataaaaatatagtttcactagaggtgacctgataagttgtcgatgaagaaggggatgccttgggcatccccaagcttagatgattgggtcttcttgaaatatgcagggatgaaccacgggggcatccccaagcttagacttttcactcttcttgatcatattgtatcatcctcctctcttaatccttgaaaacttcctccacaccaaactcaaaacaaactcattagagggttagtgcataatcaaaaattcacatgttcaaaggGGACACaaacattcttaacacttctggacattgcccaaagctactgaaagttaatggaacaaagaaatccactcaacacagtaaaagaggtaatgcgaaataaaaggcagaatctgtcaaaacagaacagtccgtaaagacgaattttttagaggcacttaacaggctcagatgaaaaagctcaaactaatgaaagttgcgtacatatctgaggatcacgcatgtaaattggcagatttttttgattcttctacagagagatctactcaaattcgtgacaggtagaaatctgtttctgcgcagcaatccaaatctagtatcaactttactattagagactttacttggcacaacaatgcaataaactaaagataaggagaggttgctacagtagtaacaacttccaagacacaacaaaacagtagcaaaacaaaaacatgggttatctccaagaagtgctttctttatagccattaagatgggctcggtaattttaatgatgctcatataaggatgagagttgaagcaaagagagcatcaaaaagcaagtgtgaaacaaatttaagcctaacccgcttcctatgcataggaatcttgtacacaaataaattcatgaggagcaaagtgacaagcataggaagataaaacacgagtaacttcaagattctcaacataaagaggggaaacttaatattattaagatgcatataaccatgtttccctctctcgtaataacttttagtagcatcatgaacaaactcaacaatataactatcacatgaaacattcttatcatgagccacatgcataaaattattactctccacataagcatagtcattactattaattgtagtgggagcaaattcaataaaatagctatcattattattctcatcaccataatcatcatatataggaggcatattgtaatcataattagttttctcctcaatagtaggtggactgaaaatatcatattcatcattgtaatcatcatatataggaggtaaagtatcatcaaagtaaattttctcctccatgcttgggggactaaaaatatcatgctcatcaaaaccagcttccccaagtttagaattttccatagcattagcaacaatggtgttcaaatcattcatactaataacattgccattagcatgcatataaagttccataggtttcttaattttttcttcaaacacctcatgtcctaactcaagataaagttcataaagatctctcattttttttgttgttttcaattaagcctaactagtgaaaataaaaacaagagacaaaaagatataattgtaggatctaaaggaaatatctttgagcactcacacatcggcaacagtgctaggaaatagcttagtagtcggaggatgtgaataccttttaccttacctccccggcaacggcgccagaaaatagcttgatgtctacgcacgcttctattcctgtagacagtgttgggcctccaagagcagaggtttgtagaacagcagcaagtttcccttaagtgaatcacccaaggtttatcgaactcagggaggtagaggtcggagatatccctctcaagcaaccctgcaattacgatacaagaagtctcttgtgtccccaacacacctaatacacttgtcagatgtgtaggtgcactagttcggcgaagagatagtgaaatacaagtaatatggatgattgtaagtagtaattgcaatctgaaataaagatggcagcaagcaaacatgtaacataacttgttggaaacggtgtttcaatgcttagaaacaaggcctagggatcctactttcactagtggacactctcaacattgcaatcataattgaatataaatataagcacttcatcatgctattctgaattactctctggcgggataacgaacactaattcaccgtgtagggctgcaaagcaaaccttaaagatgtattcccaagtactaataaacaccccacgctgtcactgtgagcattcataggaggtactaacacaccacaatttcatagagacatccaactcaaatcataacccagtgaacaagtattctgtgaaatatagcctaagagacccacacggtgcacacactgtcacctttacacacgtgggacaaggagtctccggagatcacataagtaaaatccacttgaatagcataacgacatctagattacaaagctcgcgatcacatagatgaacaaataagtactactctcaaacactctcttgttggatgacaaacaccattcattgtgtagggctacaagagctccctcaagccggagtaaacaagctccacaacatccggagttcatattaaagtaacctctagagtgcataatagacaagagtaacatctacacattcatatagatcacatcatgggagagagagatgaaccacatagctaccggaagagccctcagcctcgggggagaactactccctcctcatcatgggagacagcagcggcgatgaagatggcggtggtgtcgatggagatggattccgggggcaattctccgtcccgacggagtgccggaacagagacttctgtcccccgaaacttgtcttcgcgatgg
Coding sequences within it:
- the LOC127345037 gene encoding uncharacterized protein is translated as MQQSFAAPPPPAPAPASGSPPQAPAEPALTAAQKAPPPAPAPASEPPPQDPPAEPAQKALCPKPAPPAEDYDKKVVENYQQENPKMVQLFLQVPTDGGSADTDAVRARRSLLNEAESVIRSVVRSGGRYEARMWLCSTISSVHLLDPRDQRDLFINLLEMKDSRRDVAARLLRMIFDKKPKKAGSVLAKKLHMLEKFFQGNPERTLQWFSHFAATGDLTHKKGARALAHFAFVNRDVCWEELEWKGKHGQSPAVVATKPHYFRDLDVLQTVENFLEYVPDFWSSEELADSVKDGEILQIDTEYFVDQFVYLMYEENFKDVWQVVEEFLMEEQFSSLSQYLLIHLDEQRLLRFLKTLGKFIRPNALCKELAFPCCWLEVLLSAHIDQISLDELILLNCVIAKGRQLWHLMNGEEHEEERGRMDDLVKGTNHLTDADHFALIKDFMTTKFPDALKWIGIQSWVIFCDLSKECRSADSCESLFTGNNIKFRKAHDYSLVKNDGHPAVHTSDTDDKDLTRSSRKRRRDKKKRRHRYDSDEDNVDQLLELGNFNGKGTVELQRGSWHLSTDDFSASWDIADVPDHLSNHYLRVWLKWACFK
- the LOC127345040 gene encoding histone H3.3-like, which gives rise to MARTKQTARKSTGGKAPRKQLATSIARKSAPTTGGVKKPHRYRPGTVALREIRKYQKSTDLLIRKLPFQRLVREIAQDFKTDLRFQSHAVLALQEAAEAYLVGLFEDTNLCAIHAKRVTIMPKDIQLARRIRGERA